Below is a genomic region from Euzebya sp..
ACGGCCCGGACCTCGAGCAGATCTGGACCTTCACGACTGCACCCGACGGCCGGGTGTGGTGCGGGGTGGCGCAGGCCGGCCTGTTCACCTCCGACGACCACGGGCGGTCCTGGCAGCCCGTCGAGGCCTTCAACGGCCACCCGACCCGACCGCGGTGGGAGCCGGGCGCCGGCGGCCTGTGCACCCACCGGATCCTGCTCGACGGCGACCGCGTGTGGGCGGCCGCCTCCGCCGTCGGCGTGTTCCGCTCCGACGACGCCGGTGCGACGTTCATCCCGCGCAACACCGGGCTCGGGATCGCGGTCCCCGGCGGCGAGGCGCCGGAGGTGGGGTCGTGCGTCCACGCGCTGGTGGCCGACCCGGGCAACCCCGACCTGCTGTGGATGCAGAACCACATGGGCGTGTTCCGCTCGACCGACGGCGCGGACTCCTGGGAGCGGATCGAGCAGGGCCTGCCCGCCAACTTCGGCTTCCCCATCGGCAGGGACGCGGCGTCGGGGTCGCTCTTCATCGTCCCCCTGGACGCCGACGTCGACCGCACCCCCGTGGATGGCGACTTCGCGGTCTGGCGCTCCACCGACGCCGGGGACACCTGGCACCGGTCGGGCGAGGGCTGGCCCGAGGCCGCCACGTACGACTCGGTGCTCCGCGGCGCGATGGCCACCGACGGCGACGGCGGGGTCGTCATCGGCACAACCGGCGGGCAGATCTGGGCGACCGAGGACGCCGGCGACCACTGGACCCGCCTGCCCGGCACCTTCCCGCGCATCGACGCCGTGGCGGTGCTGTAGCGGTGGCCCGCGGCGCGGTGCTGCTCCCGTCGGTCCTCACCCCGGCGATCGGCGGCGTCCGGCGCGTCGACGTCGACGGCGCGACGATCCGCGAGGCCCTCACCGACCTGTGCCGGCAGCACCCGGCGCTCATGGTGCACCTGTTCGACTCCGCCGGCCGCTGGCGCCGCCACGTGCTGTGCGTCCACCACGACGAGCCGGTCGGTGAGGCGGCGATGGACGCCGCGTTCGCC
It encodes:
- a CDS encoding exo-alpha-sialidase, whose protein sequence is MTTLAIGTEKGAYLLTDDGGAWSVEQLFPGWRVTAFGKAADGTYLAGAASGWFGPSVHTSPDLVEWTQVVDGPAYPEDGPDLEQIWTFTTAPDGRVWCGVAQAGLFTSDDHGRSWQPVEAFNGHPTRPRWEPGAGGLCTHRILLDGDRVWAAASAVGVFRSDDAGATFIPRNTGLGIAVPGGEAPEVGSCVHALVADPGNPDLLWMQNHMGVFRSTDGADSWERIEQGLPANFGFPIGRDAASGSLFIVPLDADVDRTPVDGDFAVWRSTDAGDTWHRSGEGWPEAATYDSVLRGAMATDGDGGVVIGTTGGQIWATEDAGDHWTRLPGTFPRIDAVAVL
- a CDS encoding MoaD/ThiS family protein — translated: MARGAVLLPSVLTPAIGGVRRVDVDGATIREALTDLCRQHPALMVHLFDSAGRWRRHVLCVHHDEPVGEAAMDAAFAEDDELVIMPAVSGG